TGAACTTTTCAACTCGCAGCAATACAATATCCGATTTGAAGTCAGCACAAACAACAAGATAAGCTGCAGAGCAAGCTGTGAAGCAGCACTCGATGACCTGAGCACAGGAAAAAAAGAGCTTGCAGATGCAAGAACCCTCGAGCCAAGAGAACCATTTGTCCTGAATTGGAGCTCAAAAGCGCCAAAATACGGAAAAGGGCAGACATTATACCAATTCACAGTAAAATGCCACAACATAAAGCAATTCGGATGCCCGACAGGAGAGGAAGAAGTCCAGAGGACTGCACTTGCATCAATCAACTACGGGCCGAGCGAGGAGCTGCAGGGCATGATAACAAGACTGGGAGAAAGGCTTACAGCGAAGATAAAAGAATCCAACAAAGCAATGCTATACTTCTCAAGCCTGGAAAATGCAAACAGACAAGAAAAACTCCTCCAGAGAAACATTAGCGCCCACCAAGAGATGCTTGAGAAGCTCGGATCTGACTCCATAGAGATGATAAGACTGTGGGATCTCCTACTTTTTGACGAACTCAATGAGGAGATAGGCCAATATGAGCTGGACATCCTCGGATTCAGCCATGCACTGGATGAACTCAATAAGACACTCCAATCTGAAGCCAGAGCACACAATGAAATCGTCCAGAGGATATCGGGATTCGACCTCACAGACCTTGCAGACTATTACAGGATAGGGAAATATGAGAATGAACAGGAGATCATCGAAGATGCGAACCAGACAGCAGCCAACCTCAGGGAGGTCATCAGGAGAATAAGAGAAAAGACATACAACACAAGCAAAACAAAAGATGAAGTGCTCATGATCGAAAGCGACCTGAAAGAGATACATGATGATATGGGCAGATACCATGAAGAGATCGACAAAGAACTGAAAGCGATCGATCTTGAGAACCATATGCTCTGCAAGCTGAGAGAATCATGCACAGCAAGCATTGTCAGGCAGGCAAACACCAGCATGACAGAGAAATGCAAAGATGCATTCCAACTGTCAGAAGAAAGGGATGACAGGGAAAAAATATTCTTCCTTCAATTCTCCAATGAAAGCAACAAGAGCCTAACTGAACTGCAGCAGAAGGCGATATATTCAGCCGGGATACAGGACATGACCAATATGACAGACTTCCTGAAGAGAGCAGACTATCTTGTGAACAGGACATATGCAGAATTCCATGGGCAGACAGCAAACCAGCCGATAATACTTAACCAGACAATAGCAAACCTCAGCGAAAGGATGATAAAAATCGGGCTCAAGCTTGATGAGACAATGAATTTCACATACCTGCACAATAAATGCGCCATATCCAACAATACAGAGGACATCACAGAAGGGATAAACCTGATGCTGCCACTGGCAGAGCTGAACATGACACCCGTCAACATAACCCTGACAGACCCGACACTCAAGGAGCATAAGGCAGTGTGCTGCGTGTTCGGAGAATGCAAGGAATGCTGCCAAT
The Candidatus Woesearchaeota archaeon DNA segment above includes these coding regions:
- a CDS encoding alpha/beta hydrolase translates to MKKPAKRKKARRAQKREKTLADEVADEVKKAPKHRKIIWAAAILILLLTLFSVAKYKTSYIIGEDLVLVLKPETINLELFNSQQYNIRFEVSTNNKISCRASCEAALDDLSTGKKELADARTLEPREPFVLNWSSKAPKYGKGQTLYQFTVKCHNIKQFGCPTGEEEVQRTALASINYGPSEELQGMITRLGERLTAKIKESNKAMLYFSSLENANRQEKLLQRNISAHQEMLEKLGSDSIEMIRLWDLLLFDELNEEIGQYELDILGFSHALDELNKTLQSEARAHNEIVQRISGFDLTDLADYYRIGKYENEQEIIEDANQTAANLREVIRRIREKTYNTSKTKDEVLMIESDLKEIHDDMGRYHEEIDKELKAIDLENHMLCKLRESCTASIVRQANTSMTEKCKDAFQLSEERDDREKIFFLQFSNESNKSLTELQQKAIYSAGIQDMTNMTDFLKRADYLVNRTYAEFHGQTANQPIILNQTIANLSERMIKIGLKLDETMNFTYLHNKCAISNNTEDITEGINLMLPLAELNMTPVNITLTDPTLKEHKAVCCVFGECKECCQYPDCEDDEASFPLIILHGHAFNMKTSPDYSLNSFVKIENKLQGDGYINAGFISPKVVFDEESKGRLGLTGNPVFLTTTYYYDVYNEEGEYLLAPQKSENIDTYALRLKDIVDNVIYKTGRAEVNILAHSMGGLVTRRYMQIFGDDKVNKLIMLGTPNKGITGSTQTACGLFGGNKECGDMTAGSIFIKKVNDENLQPDDAELYTVTGWGCDMDGRNGDGVVLAENVMIYHARNFNMTGNCSFFTTLHTEMLDIDKYPQVYEDIREALD